The Immundisolibacter cernigliae genome has a window encoding:
- the pheA gene encoding prephenate dehydratase — MTGGGGMKQDGKLAQIRRRIDAIDGELLRLLSERAACAQQVAEVKQAAGEMVFYRPEREAQVLRQVAAANPGPLPDEAVTHIFREIMSACLALERPLTVAYLGPPGTFSQDATHKHFGQAISSLPQTTIEQVFREVDAGAADYGVVPIENSTEGAVTHTLDMFLSTPLTICGEVELAVHQQLLSKVPDLAGVKQIYSHAQSLAQCRRWLAGHLPGVACEAVSSNAEAARRAASEAGAAAIAGESAGRLYELTCLAANIEDEPGNTTRFLVIGRHDTQPSGRDKTSLLLSTGNRPGALASLLEPLRRHGISMTRIESRPARTGRWQYVFFIDIEGHVQDAPVQQVLTELREVTALCKVLGAYPRATGDAP, encoded by the coding sequence ATGACGGGCGGGGGAGGCATGAAGCAGGACGGCAAGCTGGCCCAGATTCGGCGCCGTATCGACGCGATCGACGGCGAGCTGCTGCGCCTGCTGTCCGAGCGGGCGGCCTGTGCGCAGCAGGTGGCCGAGGTCAAGCAGGCCGCCGGCGAGATGGTTTTCTACCGTCCGGAGCGTGAGGCTCAGGTGCTGCGCCAGGTGGCTGCTGCCAATCCCGGGCCGTTGCCGGACGAGGCGGTCACGCACATTTTTCGGGAAATCATGTCGGCCTGCCTGGCCCTGGAGCGGCCGCTCACGGTGGCGTATCTGGGCCCGCCGGGGACCTTCTCGCAGGACGCCACGCACAAGCACTTCGGGCAGGCCATCAGCAGCCTGCCGCAGACCACCATCGAACAGGTGTTTCGCGAGGTCGACGCCGGCGCTGCCGACTATGGCGTGGTGCCGATCGAGAACTCCACCGAGGGCGCGGTCACGCACACGCTGGACATGTTCCTGAGCACGCCGCTGACCATCTGCGGCGAGGTGGAACTGGCCGTGCATCAGCAGCTGCTGAGCAAGGTGCCCGACCTGGCCGGCGTGAAACAAATCTATTCGCACGCCCAGTCGCTGGCGCAGTGCCGGCGCTGGCTGGCCGGGCACCTCCCCGGCGTGGCCTGCGAGGCGGTCAGCAGCAACGCCGAGGCGGCCCGACGGGCGGCCAGCGAAGCCGGCGCCGCCGCCATTGCCGGCGAGTCGGCCGGGCGCCTGTACGAGCTCACGTGCCTGGCCGCCAATATCGAGGACGAGCCGGGCAACACCACGCGCTTTCTGGTCATCGGCCGGCACGACACGCAGCCGTCGGGACGCGACAAGACTTCGCTGCTGCTGTCCACCGGCAACCGGCCCGGTGCGCTGGCCAGCCTGCTGGAACCCCTGCGCCGGCACGGCATCTCCATGACTCGCATCGAATCGCGCCCGGCTCGCACCGGCCGCTGGCAGTACGTGTTCTTCATCGATATCGAGGGCCATGTGCAGGACGCGCCGGTGCAGCAGGTACTGACCGAACTGCGCGAGGTGACCGCCCTGTGCAAGGTGCTGGGCGCCTACCCGCGGGCGACCGGAGATGCGCCGTGA
- the hisC gene encoding histidinol-phosphate transaminase — MSLSIRDLATPGVRALQPYQPGKPLGELEREYGIRDAIKLASNENPLGPSPLGLAAARQALGEVELYPDSHGFALKQALATALAVDPGQLVLGNGSNEILQLVARAFLNPGDEVVVAQYAFAIFTTVAVSAGGSVVTVPARDWGADLPAMRAAVTDRTRVIFLANPNNPTGTWHRAAPLRAFLESLPQHVVVVLDEAYCEYVSEPDYPNGLAWLAQFPNLLVSRTFSKIYGLAGLRLGYGVASAPMADLLNRLREPFTVNNLALAAGEAALADHEHVRRARDANAQGLVALVAACERLGLACIPSVGNFIAVDVGRPAGPVYEALLRRGVIVRPLAPYGMPNHLRITIGTPAQMDRLLAALPQALAG; from the coding sequence GTGAGCCTTTCCATCCGCGATCTGGCCACGCCCGGCGTGCGCGCCCTTCAGCCCTACCAGCCGGGCAAGCCGCTCGGCGAGCTGGAGCGCGAGTACGGTATCCGCGACGCCATCAAGCTGGCCTCGAACGAAAACCCGCTCGGTCCGAGCCCGCTGGGTCTGGCCGCGGCGCGGCAGGCCCTGGGCGAGGTCGAGCTGTACCCGGACAGCCACGGCTTTGCCCTGAAACAGGCGCTGGCGACGGCCCTGGCGGTCGACCCCGGTCAGCTGGTGCTGGGCAACGGCTCCAACGAAATCCTGCAACTGGTGGCGCGGGCCTTCCTGAACCCCGGCGACGAGGTTGTGGTGGCGCAGTACGCGTTCGCCATCTTCACCACCGTGGCGGTCAGTGCCGGCGGCAGCGTCGTCACGGTGCCGGCGCGCGACTGGGGCGCCGACCTGCCGGCCATGCGCGCGGCGGTCACCGATCGCACGCGGGTGATTTTCCTGGCCAACCCGAACAACCCTACCGGCACCTGGCACCGGGCCGCCCCGCTGCGGGCGTTTCTGGAATCCCTGCCGCAGCACGTCGTGGTGGTGCTGGACGAGGCCTACTGCGAGTACGTCAGCGAGCCCGACTACCCGAATGGTTTGGCCTGGCTGGCGCAGTTCCCGAACCTGCTGGTGTCGCGCACCTTCTCGAAGATCTACGGCCTGGCCGGGCTGCGTCTGGGCTACGGCGTGGCCAGCGCCCCGATGGCGGACCTGCTCAATCGCCTGCGCGAGCCGTTCACGGTCAACAACCTGGCCCTGGCCGCAGGCGAAGCGGCGCTGGCCGATCACGAGCACGTGCGCCGCGCGCGGGACGCCAACGCGCAGGGCCTGGTGGCACTGGTCGCGGCCTGCGAGCGGCTGGGGCTGGCCTGCATCCCGTCGGTCGGCAACTTCATCGCCGTCGACGTCGGCCGCCCGGCCGGGCCGGTGTACGAGGCCCTGCTGCGGCGCGGCGTCATCGTGCGTCCCTTGGCGCCCTACGGCATGCCCAATCATCTGCGCATCACCATCGGCACGCCGGCGCAGATGGACCGTCTGCTCGCCGCCCTGCCGCAGGCGCTGGCCGGCTGA
- a CDS encoding prephenate dehydrogenase, which yields MAHVVVIGLGLIGGSLARDLRRCGHRVTACGRDAARLAPAVGLGIVDAVEADWQAAVASADIVVLGVPVGRTREVYARIGPHLSTQAVVTDVGSTKSSVVRELKAASGRLPAHFVPGHPIAGTEHSGFAASLEGMFAGRTVVLTPTGDTDPAATARVTALWQEVGARVLTLTPEQHDAALALTSHLPQMLAYTLMEQFAETPGALAPLVGSGFRSMTRLAGSDPVMWRDVALANQAQLSLALRRYMERLGELAAAVDAGDAARLEKLFAAAQAAYRQLPPA from the coding sequence ATGGCGCACGTCGTCGTCATCGGCCTTGGCCTGATCGGCGGCTCGCTGGCGCGGGATCTGCGCCGCTGCGGGCATCGGGTGACGGCCTGTGGCCGGGATGCCGCGCGCCTGGCGCCGGCCGTCGGGCTTGGCATCGTCGATGCCGTGGAAGCTGACTGGCAGGCTGCCGTGGCGAGCGCCGACATCGTCGTGCTTGGCGTGCCGGTCGGACGTACGCGCGAGGTCTATGCCCGCATCGGGCCGCACCTGAGCACGCAAGCGGTGGTCACCGACGTCGGCAGCACCAAGTCTTCGGTGGTGCGTGAGCTGAAGGCGGCGTCCGGCCGCCTGCCGGCGCATTTCGTGCCCGGTCATCCGATTGCCGGCACCGAGCACAGTGGCTTTGCCGCCAGCCTGGAGGGGATGTTTGCCGGGCGCACGGTGGTGCTGACGCCGACTGGCGATACGGATCCCGCCGCCACCGCGCGTGTGACCGCCCTGTGGCAGGAGGTCGGCGCCCGGGTGCTGACCCTGACGCCCGAGCAGCACGATGCCGCGCTGGCGCTGACCAGCCACTTGCCGCAGATGCTGGCCTACACGCTGATGGAGCAGTTTGCAGAAACGCCCGGCGCGCTGGCGCCGCTGGTCGGCAGCGGCTTTCGCAGCATGACGCGCCTGGCCGGCAGCGATCCGGTGATGTGGCGGGACGTGGCGCTGGCCAACCAGGCGCAGCTGAGCCTGGCCCTGCGCCGCTACATGGAGCGTCTGGGCGAGCTGGCGGCGGCGGTCGATGCCGGCGACGCGGCGCGGCTCGAGAAGCTGTTCGCGGCGGCCCAGGCCGCCTACCGACAATTGCCACCCGCCTGA
- the aroA gene encoding 3-phosphoshikimate 1-carboxyvinyltransferase: MDFHVSPGGRIAGRCRVPGDKSISHRAVMLAALAEGESRFTGFLAGADTLATAAAFRAMGVRIDGAHDGQVTVQGVGLHGLRAPSGPLDMGNAGTGMRLLAGLLAGQRFGVTLIGDESLSRRPMRRVIAPLRQMGADIGAAEGDTPPLVLRPVAQLRGIDYALPMASAQVKSCLLLAGLYAQGRTCVTEPAPTRDHTERMLAAFGRPLQRDGARVCIDGGDTPLRATSFAIPGDISSAAFPLVAALIAGQGELLIENVGINPTRTGILDILRAMGGDIDLLNLREAGTEPVADIRVRASRLRGIAVPTEWVPLAIDEFPAIAVAAACAQGETLITGAEELRVKESDRIAAIANGLTALGIAVEALPDGLRIQGGQFHGGVVESHGDHRIAMAFSLAALRAEAPVQIRDCVNVGTSFPGYVELMRGLGLAIEAA, translated from the coding sequence GTGGACTTTCATGTTTCACCGGGAGGACGGATCGCCGGCCGCTGCCGCGTGCCGGGCGACAAGTCGATCTCGCATCGGGCCGTGATGCTGGCCGCGCTGGCCGAGGGCGAGAGCCGCTTCACGGGCTTTCTGGCCGGCGCCGACACGCTGGCCACGGCGGCGGCGTTTCGCGCCATGGGCGTACGCATCGACGGAGCGCATGACGGCCAAGTCACGGTGCAGGGCGTTGGCCTGCACGGCCTGCGGGCGCCGTCAGGACCGCTCGACATGGGCAATGCCGGCACCGGCATGCGCCTGCTGGCGGGCCTGCTGGCCGGGCAGCGTTTCGGCGTGACGCTGATCGGCGACGAATCCCTGTCGCGCCGGCCGATGCGCCGCGTCATCGCGCCGCTGCGTCAAATGGGTGCCGACATAGGTGCCGCCGAGGGCGACACGCCGCCGCTGGTGTTGCGGCCGGTGGCGCAGCTGCGCGGCATCGATTACGCGTTGCCGATGGCCAGCGCACAGGTCAAATCCTGCCTGCTGCTGGCCGGCCTGTATGCGCAGGGACGCACCTGCGTGACCGAGCCCGCGCCGACCCGGGACCATACCGAGCGCATGTTGGCCGCTTTCGGCCGGCCGCTGCAGCGGGACGGCGCGCGGGTCTGCATCGATGGCGGCGACACGCCGCTGCGGGCCACCTCGTTCGCCATACCGGGCGACATCTCCTCGGCCGCGTTTCCGCTGGTGGCGGCGCTGATCGCCGGGCAGGGCGAGCTGCTGATCGAAAACGTCGGCATCAACCCGACCCGCACCGGCATCCTGGACATCCTGCGCGCCATGGGCGGCGACATCGACTTGCTGAATTTGCGCGAGGCCGGCACCGAGCCGGTGGCCGACATCCGCGTGCGGGCCAGCCGTCTGCGCGGCATTGCCGTGCCGACCGAGTGGGTGCCGCTGGCCATCGACGAGTTCCCGGCCATCGCCGTGGCTGCCGCCTGCGCGCAGGGCGAAACGCTGATCACGGGCGCGGAGGAACTGCGGGTCAAGGAAAGCGACCGCATCGCCGCCATCGCCAATGGACTCACGGCGCTCGGCATTGCGGTCGAGGCGCTGCCGGACGGCCTGCGCATCCAGGGCGGCCAATTTCATGGCGGCGTGGTCGAAAGCCACGGCGATCACCGCATCGCGATGGCCTTCAGCCTGGCCGCGCTGCGCGCCGAAGCGCCGGTGCAGATTCGTGACTGCGTGAACGTCGGAACGTCGTTTCCGGGCTACGTCGAACTCATGCGCGGCCTCGGCCTGGCCATCGAGGCAGCGTGA
- the cmk gene encoding (d)CMP kinase, producing MSEAPVVTIDGPGGAGKGTVSLMVARRLGWHYLDSGALYRLVAVAAARDGLDIDDGDALARRVGQLRIEFHLLTDALQVQLDGVDVTAAIREEACARSASRLAVHARLRSVLLPLQRAFARPPGLVAEGRDMGTVVFPQAPLKVFLTASVEQRARRRWLQLSAAGVDASLDAILDELRRRDAQDASRATAPLRPADDAVLVDSSDLTADEVCARILGHCQERGLTVGTNPVP from the coding sequence GTGAGCGAGGCGCCGGTCGTCACCATCGACGGGCCGGGCGGCGCCGGCAAGGGCACGGTCAGCCTGATGGTCGCGCGCCGGCTCGGATGGCATTACCTGGACAGCGGTGCCCTGTACCGGCTGGTGGCCGTGGCGGCAGCGCGGGATGGGCTCGACATCGACGACGGCGACGCGCTGGCACGCCGGGTCGGGCAGCTCAGAATCGAGTTTCACTTGCTGACTGACGCGCTTCAGGTGCAGCTGGATGGTGTCGACGTGACGGCCGCCATTCGGGAGGAGGCCTGTGCCAGGTCGGCTTCGCGCCTGGCGGTGCACGCCCGGCTGCGCTCGGTATTGCTGCCCTTGCAACGCGCGTTTGCCCGCCCGCCGGGCCTGGTGGCGGAAGGCCGCGACATGGGCACCGTGGTGTTTCCGCAGGCGCCGCTGAAAGTATTTCTGACCGCCAGCGTCGAGCAGCGTGCCCGCCGGCGTTGGCTGCAGTTGAGCGCGGCCGGCGTCGATGCTAGTCTTGACGCCATTTTGGATGAGTTGCGGCGGCGTGACGCGCAGGATGCCTCGCGTGCCACTGCCCCGCTGCGCCCGGCGGACGATGCGGTCCTTGTCGACAGCAGCGACCTGACGGCGGATGAAGTGTGTGCCCGGATCCTCGGGCACTGCCAGGAGCGCGGTCTGACGGTCGGCACCAACCCGGTCCCGTAA
- the rpsA gene encoding 30S ribosomal protein S1 — MTESFAALLEESLSNRKLQPGSIVRATVVDLDNNFVTVNAGLKSEALIPVQEFRNERGELECAIGDVVEVALKAIEDGYGETVLSREEARLNKQWIVLEDAFEKSEPITGVITDKVKGGFTVMIGDVRAFLPGSLVDIRPVRDVTHLEGREIEFKCIKLDRKRNNVVVSRRAVLEDSYVEERRTLIESLEEGQIKHGIVKNLTDYGAFVDLGGIDGLLHVTDMAWKRVRHPSEVVKVGDELEVKILKFDRERVRVSLGLKQLQEDPWVNIARRYPVGSRLVGTVTNVTDYGCFVEIEDGVEGLVHMSEMDWTNRNVQPAKVVQPGDQVEVMILDVDGERRRISLGMKQCRMNPWEEFAALHRKGDKVSGRIKSITDFGVFVELDGGIDGLVHLTDISWDKPGEEAIRDLKKGDLVNAVVMLVDPERERISLGMKQVEGDAWTDYVEQNPRGTRVTAKVTQVEPKLVLLELAPGIEGSMKGSDASQDKTKDATEVLKVGDEVEAMIIAIDSKTRSIQLSVRAQELKEEAAAVEDYRSTNVTGTTSLGDLLKEHLGDRGN, encoded by the coding sequence ATGACCGAATCGTTCGCCGCCCTGCTGGAAGAAAGCCTGTCCAACAGGAAATTGCAACCAGGCTCCATTGTCCGCGCCACCGTTGTTGATCTGGACAACAACTTCGTCACCGTCAACGCTGGCCTGAAGTCCGAGGCGCTGATCCCGGTCCAGGAATTCCGCAACGAGCGCGGCGAGCTGGAGTGCGCCATCGGCGACGTGGTCGAGGTGGCCCTGAAGGCCATCGAGGACGGCTACGGCGAGACCGTGCTGTCGCGCGAGGAAGCGCGCCTGAACAAGCAGTGGATCGTGCTCGAGGACGCGTTCGAGAAGTCCGAGCCGATCACCGGCGTCATCACCGACAAGGTCAAGGGCGGTTTCACGGTCATGATCGGCGACGTGCGGGCCTTCCTGCCCGGCTCCCTGGTCGACATCCGTCCGGTGCGCGACGTGACGCACCTGGAAGGGCGCGAAATCGAGTTCAAGTGCATCAAGCTCGACCGCAAGCGCAACAACGTCGTGGTGTCGCGCCGCGCGGTGCTGGAAGACAGCTACGTCGAGGAGCGCCGCACCCTGATCGAGAGCCTGGAAGAAGGCCAGATCAAGCACGGCATCGTCAAGAACCTGACCGACTACGGCGCGTTCGTGGACCTGGGCGGCATCGATGGCCTGCTGCACGTGACCGACATGGCCTGGAAGCGTGTGCGTCACCCGAGCGAAGTGGTCAAGGTCGGCGACGAGCTGGAAGTCAAGATTCTGAAGTTCGACCGCGAGCGCGTGCGCGTGTCCCTGGGCCTGAAGCAGCTGCAGGAAGACCCGTGGGTCAATATCGCGCGCCGTTATCCGGTCGGCTCGCGGCTGGTCGGCACGGTCACCAATGTCACCGACTACGGCTGCTTCGTGGAGATCGAGGATGGCGTCGAGGGCCTGGTGCACATGTCCGAGATGGACTGGACCAACCGCAACGTGCAGCCGGCCAAGGTGGTGCAGCCGGGCGATCAGGTCGAGGTCATGATCCTGGATGTCGACGGCGAGCGCCGGCGCATTTCGCTGGGCATGAAGCAGTGCCGCATGAACCCCTGGGAAGAATTTGCCGCCCTGCACCGCAAGGGTGACAAGGTCAGCGGGCGCATCAAGTCGATCACCGACTTTGGCGTGTTCGTGGAGCTGGACGGCGGCATCGACGGCCTGGTCCACCTGACCGACATTTCCTGGGACAAGCCCGGCGAGGAAGCCATCCGCGACCTCAAGAAGGGTGACCTGGTCAACGCCGTGGTCATGCTGGTCGACCCCGAGCGCGAGCGCATCTCGCTGGGCATGAAGCAGGTCGAGGGCGATGCCTGGACCGACTACGTGGAACAGAACCCGCGCGGCACCCGCGTCACCGCCAAGGTGACCCAGGTCGAGCCGAAGCTGGTCCTGCTGGAGCTGGCGCCTGGCATCGAAGGCAGCATGAAGGGCTCCGATGCGTCGCAGGACAAGACCAAGGACGCCACCGAGGTGCTCAAGGTCGGCGATGAGGTCGAGGCCATGATCATCGCCATCGACAGCAAGACGCGCAGCATCCAGCTGTCCGTCCGGGCGCAGGAGCTCAAGGAAGAAGCCGCGGCGGTGGAGGATTACCGTTCCACCAACGTCACCGGCACCACCAGCCTGGGCGATCTGCTCAAGGAACACCTGGGCGATCGGGGCAACTGA
- a CDS encoding lipopolysaccharide assembly protein LapA domain-containing protein — MRTLRLLTLLMVSVLAGLFASVNTQPVSVNYLVGSGELRLAYLLLGVVGMGMAIGWLAALPRRWQHGRELRRLRAQQRRLEAELVALAPSAPAPPQP, encoded by the coding sequence ATGCGCACATTGCGACTACTGACCCTGCTCATGGTGTCGGTATTGGCCGGACTTTTCGCCAGCGTCAACACCCAGCCGGTGAGCGTCAATTACCTCGTCGGCAGCGGCGAACTGCGCCTCGCCTATCTGCTGCTCGGCGTGGTCGGCATGGGCATGGCGATTGGCTGGCTGGCGGCGCTGCCGCGGCGCTGGCAGCATGGCCGCGAACTGCGCCGGCTGCGCGCGCAGCAACGGCGCCTGGAAGCGGAGCTGGTGGCCCTGGCCCCATCCGCCCCGGCGCCGCCGCAGCCGTGA
- the pyrF gene encoding orotidine-5'-phosphate decarboxylase — MIHPAPTPRIVVAVDRPDLGQAVALADRLDPTLCRLKVGMELFTAAGPAAVEALQKRGFEVFLDLKFHDIPNTVAGACRSAAALGVWMINVHAGGGPRMLAAAAEAVGAASHRPLLVGVTVLTSLDQAELAAVGVAASPAEQVLRLARCCADAGLDGVVCSPLEIAPLRAALGSDFKLVTPGIRGPGDAVDDQRRTLAPAAALAAGADYLVIGRPITGAADPLAALQAITASLDGA, encoded by the coding sequence ATGATCCATCCCGCGCCTACACCCCGCATCGTGGTTGCCGTCGACCGGCCCGATCTTGGCCAGGCGGTGGCGCTGGCGGACCGACTGGACCCCACGCTGTGCCGGCTCAAGGTCGGCATGGAGCTGTTCACGGCGGCCGGACCGGCCGCTGTGGAGGCTTTGCAAAAGCGCGGCTTCGAGGTGTTCCTGGATCTGAAGTTCCACGACATTCCCAACACCGTGGCCGGTGCCTGCCGCAGCGCGGCGGCGCTGGGCGTGTGGATGATCAACGTCCATGCCGGCGGTGGCCCGCGCATGCTGGCAGCGGCGGCCGAGGCGGTCGGCGCGGCCAGCCATCGCCCGTTGCTGGTGGGCGTCACGGTACTGACCAGTCTTGATCAGGCCGAGCTGGCAGCCGTCGGCGTGGCAGCCAGTCCGGCTGAACAGGTGCTGCGTCTGGCCCGCTGCTGCGCCGATGCCGGTCTGGACGGCGTGGTCTGCTCGCCGCTCGAAATCGCCCCGCTGCGGGCGGCGCTGGGGTCGGATTTCAAGCTGGTCACTCCCGGCATCCGCGGGCCGGGTGATGCCGTCGACGATCAGCGGCGCACCCTGGCGCCGGCCGCAGCCCTGGCAGCCGGCGCGGACTATCTGGTCATTGGCCGGCCGATAACCGGGGCAGCGGATCCTCTGGCGGCCTTGCAGGCCATCACTGCCAGCCTCGACGGCGCCTGA
- the rfaE1 gene encoding D-glycero-beta-D-manno-heptose-7-phosphate kinase, whose protein sequence is MLSALLPAHLARLAGVRVLVVGDAMLDRYWFGAVERISPEAPVPVVAVGGSEERLGGAANVARNVVALGGQARLLAITGQDEAAARIDSLLADSTIDARLLRDPALPTTLKLRVLSRSQQLIRLDFEARPSAAALADLQAAFADALAWAQVVVLSDYGKGTLAAAAELIALARGRGRPVIVDPKGHNYAPYAGASLLTPNRGEFATVAGPWHSEDELHEKAADWLARLGIERLLVTRSEQGMTLFRAHAPALHDPARAREVFDVSGAGDTVVAALALALAAELGDAAAVHLANLAAGIVVGKLGTATATAQEVAAELAKED, encoded by the coding sequence GTGCTCAGCGCCCTGTTGCCGGCTCATCTGGCGCGTCTGGCCGGCGTGCGCGTGCTGGTGGTCGGCGACGCCATGCTGGACCGCTACTGGTTCGGGGCGGTCGAGCGCATCTCGCCGGAAGCGCCTGTTCCCGTGGTGGCCGTGGGTGGCAGCGAGGAGCGCCTGGGCGGCGCCGCCAACGTGGCGCGCAACGTGGTGGCGCTGGGTGGTCAGGCGCGTCTGCTGGCGATTACCGGTCAGGACGAGGCGGCAGCGCGCATCGACAGCCTGCTGGCGGACAGCACCATCGACGCCCGCCTGCTGCGCGATCCGGCGCTGCCGACCACGCTGAAGCTGCGCGTGCTGTCGCGCAGCCAGCAGCTGATCCGGCTCGATTTCGAGGCCCGTCCGAGCGCCGCGGCGCTGGCGGACTTGCAAGCGGCGTTTGCCGATGCCCTGGCGTGGGCGCAGGTGGTGGTGTTGTCGGACTACGGCAAGGGCACGCTCGCGGCGGCCGCCGAACTGATCGCGCTGGCACGCGGCCGTGGCCGGCCGGTGATCGTCGACCCCAAGGGCCACAACTACGCGCCTTACGCCGGCGCCAGCCTGCTGACGCCCAATCGCGGCGAGTTCGCCACCGTGGCCGGGCCCTGGCACAGTGAGGATGAGCTGCATGAGAAGGCCGCCGACTGGCTGGCCCGGCTGGGTATCGAACGGCTGCTGGTCACGCGCAGCGAGCAGGGCATGACCCTGTTTCGCGCCCACGCCCCGGCCCTGCACGACCCGGCCCGGGCGCGCGAGGTGTTCGACGTATCCGGCGCCGGCGACACGGTGGTGGCGGCGCTGGCGCTGGCGCTGGCCGCGGAACTGGGCGATGCGGCGGCGGTGCATCTGGCCAATCTTGCCGCCGGCATCGTGGTCGGCAAGCTGGGCACCGCCACCGCCACGGCGCAGGAAGTGGCCGCCGAACTGGCCAAGGAGGACTGA
- the rfaD gene encoding ADP-glyceromanno-heptose 6-epimerase — protein MYVVTGGAGFVGNNLVRALNARGATDILVVDNLETNSAKFRNLVGCAIADYVDKREFLRLIESGRGLPKLAAVLHQGACSDTMELDGRYMMDNNYAYSKALFEHCQTARVPLLYASSAAVYGASEVFVEHPQHERPLNVYGYSKLLFDDYVRRQLPRLQAPAIGFRYFNVYGPGEAHKGRMASVARQFFLQYSERACVQLFRGSGGYADGEQQRDFVAVEDLARVVLYFLDRPQVSGVFNLGSGAAASFNRVAQAVINTCRAAAGEPALDLPALVDSGAVRYIDFPPGLAERYQNYTQADLTGLRRAGYDGAFMPVEQGVAAYVQDLLAGA, from the coding sequence GTGTATGTGGTAACCGGCGGCGCCGGCTTTGTCGGCAACAACCTGGTGCGGGCGCTCAATGCCCGCGGCGCGACCGACATCCTGGTGGTGGACAACCTGGAGACCAACTCGGCCAAGTTCCGCAACCTGGTCGGTTGCGCTATCGCGGATTACGTGGACAAACGGGAATTCCTGCGCCTGATCGAGTCCGGGCGCGGGCTGCCAAAACTGGCGGCCGTGCTGCATCAGGGCGCCTGCTCCGACACCATGGAACTGGACGGCCGCTACATGATGGACAACAACTACGCCTACTCGAAGGCGCTGTTCGAACACTGCCAGACCGCCCGCGTGCCCTTGCTGTACGCCTCCTCGGCGGCCGTCTATGGCGCCAGCGAGGTCTTTGTCGAGCATCCGCAGCACGAGCGCCCGCTGAACGTCTACGGCTACTCCAAGCTGCTGTTCGACGATTACGTGCGCCGGCAGCTGCCGCGCCTGCAGGCGCCGGCGATCGGCTTTCGCTACTTCAACGTCTACGGCCCGGGCGAGGCGCACAAGGGTCGCATGGCCTCGGTGGCGCGGCAGTTCTTTCTGCAGTACTCGGAGCGCGCCTGCGTGCAGCTGTTTCGCGGCAGTGGCGGCTATGCCGACGGCGAGCAGCAGCGCGATTTCGTGGCGGTAGAGGACCTGGCGCGGGTGGTGCTGTATTTTCTGGATCGTCCGCAGGTCAGCGGTGTGTTCAATCTGGGCAGCGGCGCGGCGGCCAGCTTCAACCGCGTGGCGCAGGCGGTGATCAACACCTGCCGCGCCGCAGCCGGCGAGCCGGCGCTCGATCTGCCGGCGCTGGTCGACTCGGGCGCCGTGCGCTACATCGACTTCCCGCCGGGTCTTGCCGAGCGCTACCAGAACTACACCCAGGCCGACCTGACCGGCCTGCGCCGGGCAGGCTACGACGGCGCGTTCATGCCGGTGGAGCAGGGTGTCGCGGCCTACGTGCAAGACCTTCTGGCCGGCGCCTGA